Proteins from a genomic interval of Watersipora subatra chromosome 10, tzWatSuba1.1, whole genome shotgun sequence:
- the LOC137405891 gene encoding E3 ubiquitin-protein ligase MSL2-like isoform X1 has product MFAGIKNYLNMAAFGYYSNATQYVMDSHELNENYFILLQEALTPLRFYLSCRVCNKILQNPVSPDHTACQHTVCRTCVGGKMRLKPSCGWCKNYDNFIDNKSLTVLIRCYKKLCEYIASSSDYRNQIAFSIKSGNSSVDNAKEKIASLLKEGAEAEIVTIQGETTPKSLPLNTNDDLVTLNSSRADTQSQSSPSIKGDLKLKLIIPSPKRRHWYAAASNHQSKVARKKLSLSRKSYPDSPHTTSLDLLLNPSGSSQKNVEGQATSRNESDAHSASQPATLDSSQSRDLTLSSSKAERKRCGCGNNVTSLPGKLTCYGQRCPCYSSRIPCLGCRCRGCRNPNKIVRIEQASEDTDGDEINVE; this is encoded by the exons ATGTTCGCTggtataaaaaactatttaaacaTGGCAGCATTTGGTTACTATTCTAATGCTACGCAGTATGTTATGGATTCTCATGAACTTaatgaaaactattttatacttCTCCAAGAAGCCTTAACGCCTCTGAGATTCTATCTTAGCTGTCGCGTATGCAACAAAATTTTGCAGAATCCTGTGTCACCTGATCATACTGCTTGCCAGCACACGGTTTGTCGAACTTGTGTTGGTGGCAAAATGCGACTAAAGCCCTCTTGTGGGTGGTGTAAAAACTATGATAACTTCATCGATAATAAGTCATTGACAGTTTTGATACGATGCTACAAAAAACTTTGTGAATATATTGCAAGCTCGTCTGATTATCGTAATCAAATTGCGTTTTCCATAAAAAGTGGAAACAGCTCAGTTGACAATGCTAAGGAAAAAATTGCATCATTGTTAAAGGAAGGCGCGGAAGCCGAGATCGTTACTATTCAAGgagagacaactccaaaatcaTTACCTTTAAACACTAATGACGACCTTGTCACGTTAAATTCAAGTAGGGCAGATACACAGTCTCAATCTTCACCGTCCATAAAGGGTGACCTTAAGCTCAAATTGATAATACCATCACCAAAGCGGCGACATTGGTACGCTGCAGCATCAAACCATCAGTCAAAGGTTGCTAGGAAGAAACTTAGCTTGTCCAGGAAGTCTTATCCGGATAGCCCGCATACAACATCATTAGATTTGCTACTTAATCCATCTGGATCTTCACAAAAAAATGTAGAAGGCCAAGCTACTAGCAGAAATGAAAGTGATGCTCATAG TGCCTCACAGCCAGCCACGCTTGACAG TTCACAGAGCCGTGATCTCACCTTATCAAGTTCTAAAGCGGAGAGGAAGCGGTGTGGTTGTGGAAATAATGTCACTTCATTGCCAGGAAAGCTAACATGCTATGGCCAGCGGTGCCCTTGCTACAGTTCTCGTATTCCTTGCCTTGGCTGCCGCTGTCGAGGTTGTCGAAACCCTAATAAAATTGTACGCATAGAGCAGGCATCCGAGGACACTGATGGAGATGAGATCAATGTAGAGTGA
- the LOC137405891 gene encoding E3 ubiquitin-protein ligase MSL2-like isoform X2, which translates to MFAGIKNYLNMAAFGYYSNATQYVMDSHELNENYFILLQEALTPLRFYLSCRVCNKILQNPVSPDHTACQHTVCRTCVGGKMRLKPSCGWCKNYDNFIDNKSLTVLIRCYKKLCEYIASSSDYRNQIAFSIKSGNSSVDNAKEKIASLLKEGAEAEIVTIQGETTPKSLPLNTNDDLVTLNSSRADTQSQSSPSIKGDLKLKLIIPSPKRRHWYAAASNHQSKVARKKLSLSRKSYPDSPHTTSLDLLLNPSGSSQKNVEGQATSRNESDAHSASQPATLDRYRSCQFTEP; encoded by the exons ATGTTCGCTggtataaaaaactatttaaacaTGGCAGCATTTGGTTACTATTCTAATGCTACGCAGTATGTTATGGATTCTCATGAACTTaatgaaaactattttatacttCTCCAAGAAGCCTTAACGCCTCTGAGATTCTATCTTAGCTGTCGCGTATGCAACAAAATTTTGCAGAATCCTGTGTCACCTGATCATACTGCTTGCCAGCACACGGTTTGTCGAACTTGTGTTGGTGGCAAAATGCGACTAAAGCCCTCTTGTGGGTGGTGTAAAAACTATGATAACTTCATCGATAATAAGTCATTGACAGTTTTGATACGATGCTACAAAAAACTTTGTGAATATATTGCAAGCTCGTCTGATTATCGTAATCAAATTGCGTTTTCCATAAAAAGTGGAAACAGCTCAGTTGACAATGCTAAGGAAAAAATTGCATCATTGTTAAAGGAAGGCGCGGAAGCCGAGATCGTTACTATTCAAGgagagacaactccaaaatcaTTACCTTTAAACACTAATGACGACCTTGTCACGTTAAATTCAAGTAGGGCAGATACACAGTCTCAATCTTCACCGTCCATAAAGGGTGACCTTAAGCTCAAATTGATAATACCATCACCAAAGCGGCGACATTGGTACGCTGCAGCATCAAACCATCAGTCAAAGGTTGCTAGGAAGAAACTTAGCTTGTCCAGGAAGTCTTATCCGGATAGCCCGCATACAACATCATTAGATTTGCTACTTAATCCATCTGGATCTTCACAAAAAAATGTAGAAGGCCAAGCTACTAGCAGAAATGAAAGTGATGCTCATAG TGCCTCACAGCCAGCCACGCTTGACAG GTATCGGTCTTGTCAGTTCACAGAGCCGTGA